The Rhizoctonia solani chromosome 4, complete sequence genome contains a region encoding:
- a CDS encoding Retrotransposable element Tf2 protein: MATRSRPPSRARSPIDQGELGPFLPPASPELGEVSLERVIRLLWGLQSQVDRIERTLSEQAEVSQEVWTNVENISQAVDTVKDGLAQLQQSRGPHTPEEQKPPAVEETPRAAPKVEPFGKTQPSLGAPAPIFSTGAPRRDPLTLFNPYPSSSFPSGPAPAPQGPPPAPVITPAQPPAPSTVKVDHPDAFKGKIGSEAKQWLTRMLAWVCLNQRQFPSDLEVLSFLLMNMEEAAGAWAHPHLDQLGSHRALIQTVDEFKIEFLAAFGDPDATRAAERKITSLTQTGTCAEYITKFRTLQMELNWNDAALRGQFAQGLHWEVRKQIATRERQPRTLRELQDAALIIDNALRKERASHPQQGNKSGKNSSTSNRGASTGQQATKTGPLSSDPNYVSEDKRNRRRAEGLCVKCGKPGHKFAKCWTGWKATPKEDKGKAKEAAKIGKDSEYQSGKDTNRITPLFTIPIKPEKQAETLEVLIDSGATSSFLHPRTAELLRLPLIDLPTPRTVTMLDGSSPQAGKIWKKAVLTFSYDGKKMTETFLICNTGNHAAILGLKWLDAHNPEIDWNTRTLSFPHTPPEHVAIAEEEEADQNPLEGVPSEYHQYAKVFGEEEFNKLPPHRHYNIGIELTEEGPLNSPLYSMTDAKSATLKDWLRDELKAGKIRPSKSSISSPVMFVPKKDGSRRLVVDYRRLNNRTKKNVYPLPRPDDLMAQLCGAKIFTKLDLRWGYNNVRVKEGDEWKTAFRTKYGLYESLVMTFGLTNAPAAFQHFMNKLFKDLLDVCVIIYLDDILIYSKDDVSHTQHVHEVLKRLMENQLFCKASKCTFHVTSVEYLGIIVSNKGFSLDKLKIQAVQEWPIPTKVKEVQSFLGFANFLRRFVANFSHMARPLHNLVKKDAIWKWDTKEQDAFQGLKDAITNAPVLCHADPSKPYFLETDASGAALGSILSQRQEDGRLHPLGFLSELFKGAKQNYDTHDKELLAIIRSFEYWRIFLEGTPHPITVFTDHRNLEYWKESRTFNRRHARWHLLLAGYNFQIVYRPGKQSGKPDALSRRSDHADVPPANQTMLPGPVFANVAVITPEKELQCQIEAALDQDESLEEILNFLQNESKALPSIKRVFKDYQMEAGLLFYQGRIVVPDVGTLWTDLLQIFHDSALAGHPGRQQTLELISCNYYWPGIRADTYWHVDSCETCQRIRKPKYASIPPQPLELPTRPWQHVSYDMIVDLPRDGTCNSILVIVDSFTKYGIFVKCSKKLKAPELAELFLEHVWKRHGMPEKTVSDRGRVFNNKFLRALYKRLGIDPHFSSAYHPQSDGQTERVNPSIEHFLRAYSGINQRDWTKWLPMAEFAYNNAVHSSTGKTPFKALYGWEPTLTPSNVPTDVPEADDLAQTMEAQWKEVESALRQSKQRMTAGEDGSPIEFEIGEEAWLDAKNIKLKTLSPKLTEQRLGPFKVIEKISDRAYRLEVKRDKKRAFENCPPPVTVDGEEEYKVEGITDAEERNGKWFFRVKWKGYGLEENTWEPRENLKNAEKILKKYEEDMKKKALGAAKALRGGAVS, from the exons atggcaacccgctcccggccaCCCTCTCgagcccgctcccctatTGATcagggagagctgggacccttccttccgccagcctcccctgagcttggcgAAGTATCTCTCGagcgggtcatccgcctTCTCTGGGGACTCCAATCCCAGGTTGACCGCATCGAGCGGACCCTCTCGGAACAAGCCGAAGTTAGCCAAGAGGTTTGGACCAATGTCGAGAACATCTCACAAGCGGtcgatactgtcaaggatgggcttgcccaactCCAGCAATCCCGGGGcccccacaccccagaagaacaaaaaccccccgCGGTcgaggaaactcccagggccgcgCCCAAAGTCGAGCCTTTTGGCAAGACTCAACCATCCCTcggggccccagcccccatcttctccacaggggccccTAGGCGCGACCCCCTCACCCTTTTCAACCCCTAcccctcctcttccttcccttctggaccggctccagccccccagggacctccaccagcgcctgTCATTACCCCGGCgcagcctccagccccctccacCGTAAAGGTGGACCatccagatgccttcaaaggcaaaataggctcggaggccaagcaatggctaacccgcatgttggcctgggtttgCCTCAACCAGAGGCAGTTCCCCTCGGACTTGGAGGTcctcagcttcctcctcatgaATATGGAGGAAGcagctggggcctgggcccatcctcacttggaccaactagggtcccatcGCGCACTCATCCAGACCGTGGATGAGTTCAAAATTGAATTCCTGGCCGCCTTTGGCGACCCTGATGCAACCCGTGCAGCGGAGCGGAAGATTACTTCCCTCACCCAGACCGGCACTTGTGCCGAATATATTACTAAGTTCcgcacgctgcaaatggaactcAATTGGAACGACGCCGCACTCCGCGGCCAATTTGCGCAAGggctccactgggaggtccgaAAACAAATCGCCACAAGGGAAAGGCAACCCCGAACCCTGAGGGAGCTACAAGATGCTgccctcatcattgacaatgcCCTCCGCAAGGAGcgagccagccacccgcaacaGGGGAATAAGTCTGGTAAAaactcctccacctccaaccggggggcgagtaccggccaacaggccaccaaaaccggTCCCCTCTCCTCCGATCCCAATTACGTCTCGGAGGACAAACgtaaccgccgccgcgcagaaggtctctgtgtcaaatgcggcaagccagggcacaagtttgccaagtgtTGGACCggatggaaggctaccccaaaggaggataaggggaaggccaaggaagccgccaaaattggcaaagactctgagtaccaatcgggaaaaga tacCAATAGAATCACACCACTCTTCACTATTCCAAtaaaaccagagaaacaagcggaaacactagaagtcctgattgattcaggcgccacatcatccttccttcacccccgtaccgcggaactactccgccttccactcattgatctCCCTACTCCCcgtaccgttactatgcttgatgggtcgagcccccaggcaggaaaaatctggaagaaggcagtacTTACCTTCAGctatgatggcaagaagatgacggaaaccttccttATCTGTAACACCGGCAATCACGCGGCCATCTTAggtttgaaatggttagacgCCCACAATCCGGAAATAGATTGGAATACGCGCACCCTATCCTTCCCACACACCCCgccagaacacgtggccattgccgaagaagaggaagctgatcaaaaccctcttgaaggagtaccctccgaATATcaccaatacgccaaggtgtttggagaagaagaattcaataagcttcctccTCACAGACATTACAATATTGGCATAGAACTCACAGAGGAAGGTCCCTTGAACTCGCCCCTATACAGCATGACAgatgccaaatccgccacactcaaggattggctaaGGGATGAACTCAAAGCTGGGAAAATCCGCCCAAGCAAGTCTTCCATCAGCTCCCCCGTAATGTTtgtgcccaaaaaggatggctcccgccgcttggttgtcgactaccgccgcctcaACAACAGGACCAAGAAAAATGTATACCCattaccccgtccagatgatctcatggcccaACTTTGCggcgccaagatcttcactAAGCtggacctaagatggggatATAACAATGTCCGAGTTAAGGAaggcgatgaatggaagaccgcgttccgcaccaaatatggtttATACGAGTCCCtagtcatgacctttggtcTTACCAACGCTcccgccgccttccaacactttatgaacaaactgttcaaagacctattggatgtatgcgtcatcatctacctcgatgacatcctgatctactctaaggatgaTGTATCCCATAcgcaacacgttcatgaggtcctaaAGCGGctaatggagaaccaactGTTTTGCAAAGCGTCtaaatgtaccttccacgtcacctcggTGGAATACTTGGGTATCATTGTCTCCAATAAAGggttcagcctggataagctcaagattcaggcggtacaggaatggccgATACCCACTAAGGTTAAAGAGGTCCAATCGTTTCTGGGGTTCGCCAACTTCCTACGTCGTTTTGtcgccaactttagccatATGGCTAGGCCCTTGCACAACTTGGTCAAGAAGGACGCAatctggaaatgggatactaAAGAACAAGATGCCTTCCAAGGACTaaaggacgccatcaccaacgctcCGGTTCTTTGTCATGCGGACCCATCCAAGCCATActtcctagagacagacGCCTCCGGTGCAGCCCTGGGTTCTATACTTagccaacgccaggaagatgGCCGTCTGCACCCATTAGGATTCTTATCGGAGTTGTTCAAAGGAGCCAAGCAAAACTATGACACGCACGATAAGGAGCTTCTAGCTATTATacgctcctttgagtactggcgcatattcctggaaggaacaccACACCCGATCACCGTGTTCACAGACCACCGTAACttagaatactggaaggagtcccggACATTTAATCGACGCCATGCACGATGGCACCTACTCCTTGCCggatataacttccagataGTCTATCgtccagggaaacagtcgggaaaaccagatgccctctCACGCCGCTCGGATCATGCTGATGTCCCTCCTGCCAATCAAACAATGCTCCCAGGtcctgtatttgccaatgtaGCCGTCATCACACCGGAAAAGGAACTCCAATGCCAAATTGAGGCTGccctagaccaagacgagtccctggaagaaatcctaAACTTCCTCCAAAATGAATCAAAGGCACTGCCATCCATCAAACGGGTGTTTAAGGACtatcaaatggaagcaggattgctcttctaccaagggcgAATTGTGGTTCCCGATGTCGGAACCTTATGGACGGATCTCTTACAAATCTTCCATGACAGCGCACTGGCAGGGCATCCAGGAAGACAACAAACCTTGGAGCTGATTTCTTGCAATTATTATTGGCCAGGCATACGCGCTGATACGTACTGGCACGTAgattcctgtgaaacctgccaaCGCATCaggaaacccaagtacgcgtCTATCCCTCCTCAACCCCTAGAGTTACCTACACGGccgtggcaacatgtgtcttatgacatgatagtagacctgcccaGGGATGGAACTTGCAACTCAatcttggtcattgttgacagcttcaccaagtacgggatctttgtcaaatgttccaaaaaactcaaggcaccGGAACTGGCggaactattcctggaacatGTGTGGAAACGGCACGGGATGCCTGAAAAAACGGTCTCGGATAGGGGAAGGgttttcaacaacaaattcctgagagCGCTATACAAACGCCTAGGGatagaccctcacttctcTTCAGCTTATCATCCTCAGAGCGACGGCCAGACGGAAAGGGTAAACCCctccattgaacacttcctcagggcttactcagggatcaaccaacgggactggaccaaatggctcccaatggcggaatttgcgtacaacaatgccgtacatagcagcacgggGAAGACCCCTTTTAAAGCCTTGTACGGgtgggaacccaccttaaccCCGTCAAACGTACCAACcgacgtcccagaagcagatgaccttgcccagacaatggaggcacaatggaaggaggtggaatcggcactccggcaatccaaGCAACGCATGACGGCCGGAGAAGATGGGAGCCCAATAGAGTTTGAGATcggagaagaagcctggctggacgccaaaaacATCAAGCTCAAGACCTTGAGTCCCAAACTTACGGAGCAACGCCTGGGACCATTTAAGGTTATTGAGAAGATCTCCGACCGGGCCTACCGCCTGGAA GTCAAAAGAGACAAGAAGCGCGCCTTTGAGAATTgccccccaccagtcacagtggacggggaagaagaatacaaagtggaAGGGATTACCGATGCAGAAGAACgcaacgggaaatggtttttccgagtaaaatggaagggttacggcTTGGAAgagaacacatgggaaccccgGGAGAACCTGAAAAACGCAGaaaaaattttgaaaaaataCGAGGAGGACATGAAGAaaaaggccctcggcgctgccaaggcccttagagggggggcagtgtcgtag
- a CDS encoding alphaherpesvirus glycoprotein E domain protein produces the protein MSTIVFSTLDTSTGWSLTGRSTSITPINHTGHISNSITTLSSSSIALTSFASLSSITDISSTTPTAKLTPVTQSLPVSTSKPAATQFSTVLSQTSVNQNSLSQTPSIPSPVTSVAGVSSVTASYHETTLSNQQSETPVHQNTRPTSTEEPHPVPTTSPETVKPSAHRLFISLGDCADFTSPRLRLGGGELSDLVAVDAGRFEVELRSDQDSNYFSLDISLDDGGIRCGTNEQPSCTAIFLGYGGASYLEANVIISRKVTAMYPFSIWLEDGVAWDGRLTDSAEKNYHCWGWSDAECPNAFKNSGSNSVWWTLSSNNPTGSVYIDFCPPDGPTWSNVPPNPSSASLGLSGPTGKSTYIVLPTQTTIPVSTFIRPIEVTKLGAPAPDDDSFTRGTRTFFVGKETITHISTFITPIAETTRDGETGLIIGSTTTVLETSFLGMPMPTRISSEANTSTAYLPIQTIRSPSTSFSAPEAASTYSYITDSLGLVISTLTYDPTVPPAPTITSAPGAQYTFTSWSTWMTINGSIAPAIAGEVGVVSTVSETYLFESGSIIPVSELSTRSTKSAQTGTPSPTGFAKTNGNSSGQSQGGKIAGAVVGTLMGLVLGSLLLWYICHRRQRRRRRDSFARGDPSWLVPRHEVGSGSSSRLRVDLNEEPRMSRSYIEPWVPPRAMVQSSRKGDRPEMEHVPRVYGVSKMAATSRETESSSNESGPTESNHSLIIPYQVPVTTTAQTSRSTSKNEPRHRPDVMASHQPVPTSHLNSSSANPSLSLLPTPSLNESPGLLTLITPPIRTVLLPTQADPPTQAGPSRRRHGRDEEQGGHDAIPPLYNEAWKTAR, from the exons ATGAGTACAATAGTATTTTCAACATTGGATACTAGCACTGGCTGGTCCCTAACTGGTCGATCGACCTCGATTACGCCCATAAACCATACTGGTCACATATCTAACTCGATTACAACACTCTCGTCTTCGTCCATAGCTTTGACTAGCTTTGCCTCCCTCTCGTCTATCACAGATATCAGTTCAACCACTCCAACGGCTAAGCTCACGCCAGTGACACAGAGCCTCCCGGTATCAACGTCCAAGCCCGCTGCAACCCAATTTTCCACCGTGTTATCACAAACATCTGTTAACCAAAATTCACTATCCCAAACGCCGTCGATCCCATCCCCAGTCACTAGTG TTGCAGGGGTGTCATCGGTCACAGCCTCATATCACGAGACCACGCTCTCGAACCAACAGTCCGAGACACCCGTCCATCAAAATACCAGGCCAACATCGACGGAAGAGCCCCACCCTGTTCCCACCACCTCACCGGAGACAGTGAAGCCTAGCGCTCATCGACTGTTCATTAGCCTGGGTGACTG TGCCGATTTCACTTCGCCAAGATTGCGCCTAGGAGGGGGAGAACTAAGTGACCTAGTTGCCGTTGACGCTGGAAGGTTCGAAGTAGAATTAAGGTCTGATCAGGACTCGAACTATTTCAGTCTTGATATTTCTTTAGATGACGGTGGGATCCGGTGTGGTACCAATGAGCAGCCTT CATGTACAGCTATATTTCTTGGCTATGGAGGGGCCTCTTATTTGGAAGCCAATGTGATAATCTCTCGCAAGGTCACGGCAATGTATCCGTTTAGCATCTGGTTGGAAGACGGGGTGGCATGGGACGGCCGTCTTACTGATTCTGCCGAGAAGAACTATCATTGCTGGGGATGGAGCGATGCTGAGTGCCCTAATGCTTTTAAG AATTCTGGCTCTAACAGCGTCTGGTGGACGCTCTCTTCAAACAATCCAACTGGAAGTGTGTATATTGACTTTTGTCCGCCCGATGGGCCTACATGGTCCAATGTCCCCCCGAACCCTAGTTCTGCTTCTCTCGGTTTATCTGGTCCAACCGGGAAAAGCACGTATATTGTACTACCGACTCAAACTACTATACCAGTCTCGACATTTATCAGGCCTATTGAAGTCACTAAACTCGGCGCTCCGGCTCCAGATGACGACTCATTCACTCGCGGCACCCGCACATTTTTTGTCGGAAAAGAAACGATTACCCATATATCCACGTTTATAACTCCTATAGCAGAGACCACGCGGGATGGAGAAACTGGGCTTATTATTGGCTCTACGACAACTGTACTGGAAACAAGTTTCCTTGGCATGCCTATGCCAACCAGAATATCGTCGGAAGCCAATACGAGCACTGCATATTTGCCCATTCAGACAATACGGTCTCCTTCCACCTCATTTTCTGCTCCTGAAGCCGCCTCGACATATAGCTACATCACAGATAGCCTTGGGCTTGTTATCTCTACTCTGACCTATGACCCAACGGTTCCCCCCGCACCCACTATTACATCAGCTCCCGGGGCACAGTATACCTTTACCTCATGGTCGACATGGATGACGATCAACGGATCGATCGCTCCAGCTATTGCTGGCGAGGTTGGGGTGGTGTCCACAGTCTCGGAGACGTATCTGTTCGAGTCTGGGTCTATTATCCCTGTCTCAGAGCTGAGCACTCGAAGTACGAAATCCGCGCAAACAGGCACACCATCTCCCACCGGGTTTGCCAAAACCAACGGCAATTCAAGCGGCCAAAGCCAAGGCGGGAAGATTGCAGGCGCAGTAGTCGGTACGCTTATGGGACTGGTGCTAGGGAGCTTGCTGCTGTGGTATATCTGCCACCGCCGACAACGGAGACGAAGACGAGACAGCTTTGCGCGAGGTGATCCTTCATGGCTTGTACCCAGGCATGAAGTCGGGTCGGGTAGCAGTTCAAGGCTGAGGGTGGATCTGAACGAGGAGCCAAGGATGAGTAGGTCGTATATCGAGCCATGGGTGCCACCAAGGGCTATGGTCCAGTCATCAAGAAAGGGAGACCGGCCAGAGATGGAGCATGTGCCTAGAGTATATGGCGTTAGTAAAATGGCTG CCACGAGCAGAGAGACCGAGTCATCAAGCAATGAAAGCGGACCAACGGAGTCTAATCACAGTCTGATAATCCCATACCAAGTCCCCGTAACCACCACTGCGCAAACCAGCAGATCGACATCTAAAAATGAGCCAAGGCACCGGCCAGATGTGATGGCATCTCACCAACCAGTCCCGACGAGCCACCTGAACTCATCATCTGCCAACCCATCCTTGTCATTGCTCCCGACCCCCTCTCTAAACGAGTCCCCTGGCCTGCTTACGTTGATAACCCCACCTATTCGAACTGTATTGTTACCGACTCAGGCAGACCCTCCAACTCAAGCAGGGCCATCTCGCAGACGACACGGAAGGGACGAGGAGCAGGGTGGGCATGATGCTATCCCTCCACTGTATAACGAGGCATGGAAAACCGCACGATAG